The stretch of DNA AGGCCAAAAAGATAAAAACCTTTGTTACCTTACCAACAATGTTTGGTTATCAAGGAAAAAAAACAGTACTGTTTAATTGGTTACTTCATTCTGAAAACCAAGAAATCCATACTTTTTCAAAAATGAAAATTTATATTAAAACAATATGTTAATGCCATGTAATTAACTAATTATGTATAATAATGCAAGTATACTCGCAACCGATACTGGCACCACCCGGCAACATCATCTCACTTGAAAAAAAAACTCAAAGAAACTCACCCTTTGGACATATGAAGGTGGCATCAAGGAACGGAGAGCATTAAGGTGATCATTCATCTGTCTCCGACGATTGCGTTCGACAGCAATGTGGGTCCTCCTTTGAGTCTCAACCTCTTCTTGATTCTTAGTAGGCTTTACTGGCctcttcctctttctcctttcCTTCGGAACCGTCACTGGTACTCCTTCAACATTATTACTTGCTGATGTTTTCAGAAACTGCGGCCGCTTCGTACTGGCTTGTGCCTTCTTATCACTATTGCATTGCTGAGGAGAAACTTGAGCTTGTTCTCTTAAACTCTCGGATTTTACGGAGTTTTCGAGTTCATTAGGGCTTGTAAAATGACTGCTGTAATCATTTATCATCATCTTTTGGTGTTGCAGTCTTAAGAGAagttgaaagtaattaggttctTGCAtgaatggtaaaatattttgttGTTGAGCTTCTGCACCTTGTAACATTTGTAAAAATGGCATTTTATCTTCTAAAGTTGGAAGTGAATGTTCTTCACTACTATATGGATCTTCAAATTTGTAGTTGCTTCCTATATTGCTCACAAATTCTTCTAACCAACAACCCATATCCAAATCTTCTCCACCAACCAACTGTTTCGACCGAGAAATGACAAATGTACAATGTTAATAATAATATCGACAATTGGTCTTCTGAAAGTCGGTTTTACACTAATATAGtgcataacaacaacaacaacatcagagccttaatcccaaaaagatttggggtcggctgacatgaatcatcctttagaatcgTCCAGGCGTGGACGCACAGCtcaaaaaagcgaaaaaaatagaaaagaaaaactaAAAAACTAAAAAAATGGTTCCAAAAACTAAAAAGCCGTTTTAACACAAATTATTGTGTAAGGCCGTCTTGCAGAAGGATTTCTGCAGCACTAAAATTTAACCCACTTGAGAAAAGTGTGGAAAATGTGAAAAAGCAGAGAAATTTAGAATTGCCTTTCTGATAAAAACATCAAAAGAGTGTGTTATAGGATGAGAAATAAATATGGTGTCATAAAAACACAGAGAACAAATAGGGGAATAAGCAGAAAAAACTTCCAGTTTCTAGGAAGATATACCATGAAGTAATAAATGCTATGGAATTAAGGAAACAGGGGAAGGTGGGAGTAAATGCAAGTCTACATACAAATAAAATTCGGCCTCGCTAACATAAGGGTAAGACTGCATACAGCCGGAAACACCCTTGGTGCTAAACCCGTCAAAGACGAGAATTTTCGAGGCATTGGGTAATATTGTTGCAGTAAATGCAAGTCTACATAACATAGGGGTAAGACTGCATACAGCCGGACGCCTCTTTGTTCTAAACCCGTTATAGACGGGATTCTTTGAGGCATTGGGTAATATTGTTGTTATAGGAAAGTAGAAGTAT from Silene latifolia isolate original U9 population chromosome 10, ASM4854445v1, whole genome shotgun sequence encodes:
- the LOC141604930 gene encoding transcription factor bHLH67-like, translating into MEKLQGPINPCLVGGEDLDMGCWLEEFVSNIGSNYKFEDPYSSEEHSLPTLEDKMPFLQMLQGAEAQQQNILPFMQEPNYFQLLLRLQHQKMMINDYSSHFTSPNELENSVKSESLREQAQVSPQQCNSDKKAQASTKRPQFLKTSASNNVEGVPVTVPKERRKRKRPVKPTKNQEEVETQRRTHIAVERNRRRQMNDHLNALRSLMPPSYVQRGDQASIIGGAIDFVKEMEQLLESLQAQKRLRQQTEENNADVSGTSSTSSSSNLINNMFLTSPTSPFQLRNFSPNNEEGNANSTEIRNNANNNEEFSAENRSALADIKVVVIQNHVNLKIQCQRRPGQLLKVIMAFEELRLTILHLNITSLHTLVHYSFNLKIEDDCKLGSAEEVVRAVHHIFSMINLS